The genome window ACCGCAGACCTGCACCACGAAGTCGAGCTGGTGGTGGCCATCGGCAAAGACGGGGTGGATATCCGCCCGGAACAGGCTTTTTCGCATATCTGGGGTTATGGCGTCGGTATTGACCTGACGCGCCGTGACCTGCAGGCCCAGGCGAAAAAACTCTCCCGCCCGTGGGAATGGGCCAAGGCTTTTGATGAGTCGGCGCCCTGTACTGCGTTGCAGCCGGTGAGTGCAGTAGGCCACCCGTCAAACGGCAAAATCTGGCTCAAGGTCAATGGTGAGCAGCGCCAGGTCGGCGACCTGGCCGATCAGATCTGGTCGGTCAGTGAAGTGATCAGCCACGCCTCGAAATCCGTGGCGCTCAAGGCCGGCGACCTGATCTTTACCGGCACCCCAGCGGGCGTCGGCGTGTTGCAGCCAGGGGATGGGGTCACCGCCGGCATCGACGGCGTGGGCGCGTTGAGTTTCACCCTCGGCCAAGGTTGAGGCTAAAGTGGTGCCCAGGCCACCCGAGAGACCGTTATGCCAGGCACCCGCGTTACCACCTATGG of Pseudomonas fluorescens contains these proteins:
- a CDS encoding fumarylacetoacetate hydrolase family protein produces the protein MTDYVFTPAPTPSLAIQGSDARFPLRRVFCVGRNYSEHAREMGHDPDREPPFFFMKPADAVVPAEGVIAYPPLTADLHHEVELVVAIGKDGVDIRPEQAFSHIWGYGVGIDLTRRDLQAQAKKLSRPWEWAKAFDESAPCTALQPVSAVGHPSNGKIWLKVNGEQRQVGDLADQIWSVSEVISHASKSVALKAGDLIFTGTPAGVGVLQPGDGVTAGIDGVGALSFTLGQG